The following proteins are encoded in a genomic region of Trichocoleus sp. FACHB-46:
- a CDS encoding DUF2237 family protein has translation MTEARNVLGGTLETCCTSPMTGYYRDGKCNTGGGDFGAHVVCAQMTEEFLAFTKEQGNDLSTPVPAFEFPGLKPGDRWCLCASRWKEALDAGMAPPVVLAATHASALEYASLNELKQHASDR, from the coding sequence ATGACAGAAGCACGCAACGTACTAGGTGGAACCCTCGAAACTTGCTGCACCTCACCCATGACCGGATACTACCGAGATGGCAAGTGCAATACAGGTGGCGGTGACTTTGGAGCCCATGTAGTTTGTGCCCAAATGACTGAAGAGTTTTTGGCCTTTACTAAGGAGCAAGGTAACGATCTGAGTACGCCAGTTCCAGCTTTTGAGTTTCCGGGTTTGAAGCCTGGCGATCGCTGGTGTTTGTGTGCCTCCCGCTGGAAGGAGGCTTTAGATGCAGGCATGGCTCCTCCTGTTGTTTTAGCCGCCACCCATGCCTCAGCCTTGGAATATGCTTCTCTAAACGAACTAAAGCAACATGCCAGCGATCGCTAA